In Gordonia sp. SL306, the genomic window GCGCGTCGTAGCCGTCGAACATGAAGCCCGGCCTCTTCGGCCGCACGACGATCTCACCGACCTCACCCGGACCGGCGGGTTCGTCGTCGGCGTCGACGATCCGGACGTGATAGTTGACCGATTCGGTGCCCGCGGTCCCGATCCGACGCCGGGCCGGCGGCATGTCGCAGACGATCGATGTCTCGGTGCTGCCGTAGATCTCGGTCAGTTCGATGCCGAACCGCTCTTGCACATCGGCGAAGATCTCCGTCGGGCACGGCGCGCCGAACCCGGCGCGGACGGTGTGGTCGCGGTCGTCGGGGCGCGGCGGTTGTTTGAACAGGATGCTCATCATGGCGCCCTGGTAGTTGAACGCCGTGATCTTCTCGTCGCGGCAGATGTCCCAGAATCGAGTCGCCGAGAACGTGCGGTGCAGCACGACGTCGGCGCCCGCGTCGATCGCGGCCATCACCGAGCAGTACCGCGCGTTGGAATGGTAGAGCGGGAAGACGCTGTAGAGCCGGTCAGCGCTTGTGTAGGACATCAGCCCGACTGTGTGGCGGGCGAGGTTGACGTTCGCGCGATGGCTCAGCAGCACACCCTTCGGCGGACCGGTGGTGCCCGACGTGTAGAGGATGACCGCGGACGAACGCGGATCAACCGGCTTGAGCTCGATCGGTTCGGTCGCCATGAGCGTGGCGAAATCGTCGGGATCGCCGGCTGATCCGGCTGCGACGATCACCGTCTCGATGGAGTCGACGCGGCCGGCGATCTCGCGGATCAGGCAGGCGAACTCGGCGTCGCACACGACCACGCGCACAGCGGCGTGCTCGAGGCAGTACTCGAGGAGCGCCGGCCCGGTCCCCGGATTCAGCGGCACCTCGACCAGCCCGGCCCGCGCGATCGAGAACCACGCCTGCAGGGCTGAAACAGACGCCTTCATGACGACGCCGACACGATCGCCGCGCGTCAGTCCGAGCGCGGTGAATCCGGCCGCGCCGCGCGACGCGGCAGCGTCGAGGTCGGCGACGGTCGTCGCGACACCGTCCACGGTCAGGGTCGACGGGCGATCAGCGCAGAGCGCCAGCCAGTCACCGATGCTGGGCACCACTTCACTCGTCTGGATCGCGTGAGTCGTCTGGGTCATCGGTCGTCCTCGGGCGTGGCCGCCGGCCCGCCCCGCCCATCGCCGGCGAGACGCCGCGAATCATGGCTGGCCACCACGGCTGTCGGCGTCACCTCGATGAGCCGCCGCCCCGGACTCGACAGCAGCGCGACGAACTCGTCGGGATGCTCGGGCGCGAGCCGGGCCGCGAGGAGGTCGAGCTTGTCGGCGAGTCCGGCGATGTCCCGGTGCACGATGGCCGTCCCCTTGACCGCGAGCATCTGCCTGCCCTGCGCCGTCGTCCCCGTGCCCGACACGACGAGTGACACCCGCGGGTCGCGCTCGACGCCGCGCACCTGCACCCGGCCCGCCACGCTGGTGATCCAGAACGTACCGTCCTCGACGGCGAAGCTCAGCACCACTGCGGCCGGCCCGCCGTCGGCGTCGAGGAAGCAGAACGTGCACTCGGTCTGCGCGGCGAGCAGCTCGGCCTTGGCCGCCGCGGTCAGCCTGGCGCCCGCCAGCTT contains:
- a CDS encoding AMP-binding protein yields the protein MTQTTHAIQTSEVVPSIGDWLALCADRPSTLTVDGVATTVADLDAAASRGAAGFTALGLTRGDRVGVVMKASVSALQAWFSIARAGLVEVPLNPGTGPALLEYCLEHAAVRVVVCDAEFACLIREIAGRVDSIETVIVAAGSAGDPDDFATLMATEPIELKPVDPRSSAVILYTSGTTGPPKGVLLSHRANVNLARHTVGLMSYTSADRLYSVFPLYHSNARYCSVMAAIDAGADVVLHRTFSATRFWDICRDEKITAFNYQGAMMSILFKQPPRPDDRDHTVRAGFGAPCPTEIFADVQERFGIELTEIYGSTETSIVCDMPPARRRIGTAGTESVNYHVRIVDADDEPAGPGEVGEIVVRPKRPGFMFDGYDARPEATVDAWQNLWFHTGDRGIIDADGFLTFVDRVKDTIRRRGENISSWEIERVVADDADVLQVAAYGVASELSEEDVVIAVVPAPGVRVDPAALVARIDGQLTSFARPRYVRIVDALPLTHSQRVEKYRLRAQGITADTWDREKVRG
- a CDS encoding pyridoxamine 5'-phosphate oxidase family protein, which translates into the protein MATEDGGDQRPGATDIEKLAGARLTAAAKAELLAAQTECTFCFLDADGGPAAVVLSFAVEDGTFWITSVAGRVQVRGVERDPRVSLVVSGTGTTAQGRQMLAVKGTAIVHRDIAGLADKLDLLAARLAPEHPDEFVALLSSPGRRLIEVTPTAVVASHDSRRLAGDGRGGPAATPEDDR